One stretch of Enterobacter sp. RHBSTW-00994 DNA includes these proteins:
- a CDS encoding ABC transporter ATP-binding protein, producing MLTSITLKGVSYAFGANTVLNQIDLHIEAGSVVALLGPSGCGKSTLLRLLAGLSHPAQGEIHFAERQVAKAGWSLPPEARDIGMVFQDYALWPHMTVGQNVAFPLRMRNIPRQERESRVMQALARVGLGEFAARKPAGLSGGQQQRVALARAIVAEPRVLLFDEPLSNLDSELRESLCLEMSSLLRQLGTTAVYVTHDRREAEILADRIVHLSAGSIAADRLISTSGEFA from the coding sequence ATGCTCACGTCAATAACGCTTAAAGGCGTCTCGTACGCTTTTGGTGCGAACACTGTTTTGAATCAGATCGATCTGCACATTGAGGCGGGCAGCGTGGTTGCGCTGCTGGGTCCATCAGGCTGCGGGAAAAGTACGCTCTTACGGCTGCTGGCCGGGCTATCACACCCCGCACAGGGTGAAATCCATTTTGCTGAACGTCAGGTGGCGAAAGCAGGCTGGTCCCTGCCTCCAGAGGCTCGCGATATCGGTATGGTCTTCCAGGACTACGCTCTGTGGCCGCATATGACGGTCGGGCAGAACGTGGCCTTTCCCCTCAGGATGCGCAATATCCCTCGTCAGGAACGCGAAAGCCGCGTCATGCAGGCTTTAGCGCGTGTCGGGCTGGGAGAGTTTGCTGCACGAAAACCTGCTGGCTTATCGGGCGGACAACAACAGCGCGTGGCGCTGGCGAGGGCGATTGTCGCTGAACCCAGGGTGCTGCTGTTTGACGAACCGCTCTCCAACCTTGACAGCGAACTGCGTGAATCGCTGTGCCTGGAGATGTCGTCGTTGTTGCGCCAGCTCGGGACCACTGCCGTGTATGTTACCCATGATCGCCGGGAGGCTGAAATCCTGGCCGACCGCATCGTGCATTTATCTGCTGGCAGCATCGCTGCCGATCGTTTGATTTCAACCTCAGGGGAGTTCGCATGA
- the fusA gene encoding elongation factor G gives MPRPIPLERYRNIGISAHIDAGKTTTTERILFYTGMSHKLGEVHDGAATTDWMAQEQERGITITSAAVSCFWPGMDRGFEPHRINIIDTPGHVDFTIEVERSMRVLDGAVMVYDSVGGVQPQSETVWRQANKYHVPRLAFVNKMDRPGADFFRVVQMMQDRLKANPVPIVIPVGAEEHFTGVVDLIKMRAILWDDATQGMTFSYGPVPDDLLRTAQTWREKMVSAAAEASDELMDKYLETGELDEAEIIKGLRIRTIAGEIQPMLCGSAFKNKGVQRMLDAVVELMPSPLDVPAIDGLDEKGQHAERHPSDDEPFSALAFKLMTDPYVGQLTFIRVYSGVLKKGDAVYNPVKGKKERIGRIVQMHANDRHEVDELRAGDIAACVGLKDVTTGDTLCDPDAVITLERMEFPDPVISLAIEPKTKADQEKMGIALQRLAAEDPSFRLHTDEESGQTIISGMGELHLEIIVDRMKREFGVEANIGRPQVTYRETLRKAVKDIEGKFVRQSGGKGQYGHVVLSLEPLAAGSGFVFEDATKGGVVPREYIPSVEKGLREAMNTGVLAGYPVVDVKATLTFGSYHDVDSSEMAFRMAAIFGFKEGARKADPAILEPIMHVEVETPEEYAGNIMGDLSSRRGMVQGMEERYGSQIIRADVPLAEMFGYATTLRSMSQGRATYSMEFHHYAEAPRNVADEIIARRVKS, from the coding sequence ATGCCCCGACCCATCCCTCTCGAACGTTATCGCAACATCGGTATCTCCGCGCATATCGATGCCGGTAAAACGACCACCACTGAGCGCATCCTGTTTTACACCGGTATGAGCCACAAACTGGGTGAAGTCCACGATGGCGCGGCAACAACGGACTGGATGGCGCAGGAGCAGGAGCGCGGGATCACTATCACGTCTGCTGCCGTGAGCTGTTTCTGGCCGGGTATGGACAGAGGTTTTGAACCGCACCGGATCAATATCATCGACACCCCAGGGCACGTGGATTTCACCATTGAAGTGGAACGTTCCATGCGTGTGCTTGACGGCGCAGTGATGGTGTATGACTCGGTTGGTGGCGTACAGCCGCAATCGGAAACTGTGTGGCGGCAGGCCAACAAATACCATGTGCCACGTCTGGCTTTCGTCAACAAAATGGACCGCCCGGGGGCTGATTTCTTCCGTGTAGTGCAGATGATGCAGGACCGTCTGAAAGCGAACCCGGTTCCGATTGTGATCCCGGTCGGTGCAGAAGAACATTTCACCGGTGTGGTTGATCTCATTAAAATGCGCGCCATTTTGTGGGACGACGCAACCCAGGGGATGACCTTCAGTTACGGTCCCGTTCCGGATGACCTGCTGAGGACGGCGCAAACCTGGCGCGAGAAAATGGTGTCAGCCGCCGCTGAAGCCAGTGACGAGCTAATGGATAAGTATCTGGAAACGGGCGAACTTGATGAAGCTGAAATCATCAAGGGGTTACGTATCCGTACTATTGCGGGGGAGATCCAGCCGATGTTGTGCGGCAGTGCCTTTAAAAACAAAGGGGTACAGCGCATGCTCGATGCTGTTGTCGAGCTGATGCCGTCGCCACTGGACGTGCCTGCGATTGATGGCCTGGATGAAAAAGGCCAGCATGCAGAACGACATCCCTCTGATGACGAGCCGTTCTCCGCGCTGGCGTTCAAACTGATGACTGACCCGTATGTCGGCCAGTTGACCTTTATCCGCGTCTATTCCGGCGTGCTGAAAAAAGGCGATGCGGTTTATAACCCGGTGAAGGGCAAGAAAGAGCGCATTGGCCGTATTGTGCAAATGCACGCGAACGATCGTCATGAAGTGGACGAGTTGCGGGCGGGCGATATCGCGGCCTGTGTAGGATTAAAAGATGTCACCACGGGTGACACGCTCTGCGACCCGGATGCCGTGATTACGCTCGAAAGAATGGAATTCCCGGACCCGGTTATTTCACTGGCGATCGAGCCGAAAACCAAGGCCGATCAGGAAAAAATGGGCATCGCGTTGCAGCGCCTGGCGGCGGAAGATCCGTCATTCCGTCTGCATACTGACGAAGAGTCTGGCCAGACGATTATTTCCGGTATGGGCGAACTGCACCTGGAAATCATTGTTGACCGCATGAAACGTGAGTTTGGCGTTGAGGCGAATATCGGACGTCCGCAGGTGACTTACCGTGAAACCTTGCGCAAAGCCGTGAAAGACATTGAAGGGAAATTTGTTCGTCAGTCCGGCGGGAAAGGGCAATACGGACACGTTGTCCTCAGTCTTGAACCGCTTGCGGCGGGGAGTGGCTTTGTTTTCGAAGATGCCACCAAAGGCGGTGTGGTTCCGCGTGAGTACATTCCATCTGTGGAAAAAGGGCTACGCGAAGCGATGAACACAGGTGTGCTGGCGGGTTATCCGGTTGTTGATGTGAAAGCGACGCTGACATTTGGTTCGTATCATGATGTCGACTCGTCTGAAATGGCCTTCCGCATGGCGGCGATCTTTGGCTTTAAAGAGGGGGCGCGTAAAGCTGACCCGGCGATCCTCGAACCGATCATGCATGTGGAGGTGGAAACACCGGAAGAGTACGCCGGGAATATCATGGGCGATCTCTCTTCCCGTCGCGGTATGGTGCAGGGGATGGAAGAGCGGTATGGCAGCCAAATTATTCGCGCCGATGTCCCGCTGGCCGAGATGTTTGGCTATGCCACCACGCTGCGCTCCATGTCACAAGGGCGTGCGACTTACAGCATGGAGTTCCACCATTACGCGGAAGCACCACGCAATGTGGCGGATGAGATTATAGCGCGGCGAGTGAAGAGTTAA
- a CDS encoding flavin reductase family protein codes for MSHFRPVDLKHASRLLNHGPTVLITSRDETINRRNVMAAAWSMPVEFEPPRIAIVVDKSAWSRELIERSGKFGIVIPGVAAANWTYAVGSVSGRDEDKFNCYGIPVVNGPELGLPVIEEKCLAWMECRLLPVTSAAEKYDTLFGEVVSAAADERAFVAGRWQFDDDKLNTLHHLGAGTFVTSGKMVKAPD; via the coding sequence ATGAGCCACTTCCGCCCTGTCGATTTAAAACATGCCAGCCGCTTGCTTAATCATGGCCCGACGGTGCTGATCACCAGCCGGGATGAAACCATTAACCGTCGCAACGTGATGGCGGCAGCCTGGTCGATGCCCGTCGAATTTGAGCCGCCTCGTATAGCAATCGTGGTCGACAAAAGCGCCTGGTCACGCGAACTGATTGAGCGCAGTGGCAAGTTTGGCATTGTGATCCCAGGCGTTGCCGCCGCTAACTGGACCTACGCAGTGGGCAGTGTCAGTGGTCGTGACGAAGATAAATTCAACTGCTACGGGATCCCGGTGGTGAATGGCCCGGAACTGGGTCTGCCGGTTATTGAAGAGAAATGTCTGGCGTGGATGGAGTGCCGTTTATTGCCAGTCACTTCAGCCGCAGAGAAATATGACACCCTGTTTGGCGAAGTGGTGTCTGCCGCAGCGGATGAGCGTGCATTTGTCGCAGGTCGTTGGCAATTTGATGATGACAAACTGAACACGCTGCACCATCTGGGCGCCGGAACCTTTGTAACCAGTGGGAAAATGGTGAAAGCACCGGATTGA
- a CDS encoding ABC transporter substrate-binding protein produces the protein MKTTMSVKKGVLLAMALSSVMMSSAHALTVYTAGPGSLAKNLATGFEKKTGVKVDIFQATTGKVMARLEAEQANPQADILISASWDTAEDLHTRGWLLPYQSANAEKVPAELKTTDYVAQGVSALGIVWNTKSGTPEPKEWQDLTSGAFKDKVTTPDPALSGASLDLLIGLQNGMGDKAWALFDELKKNGMVVSGPNAQAVTPVMQGAKAAVFGAVDYVSYGNISQGESLKVIFPASGTVIAPRPMMILKSSQHADDAKAFVDYVLSPEGQAMVADAWLMPAREDVKAKRPLLNELKILPTRSDGSSVRSEILKRFNTLFAL, from the coding sequence ATGAAAACCACCATGTCCGTGAAAAAAGGAGTTTTGCTCGCAATGGCGTTATCGTCCGTCATGATGTCCAGCGCCCATGCGCTGACGGTATACACAGCAGGGCCAGGGTCACTGGCAAAGAATCTGGCGACCGGGTTTGAAAAGAAAACCGGCGTGAAGGTCGATATCTTCCAGGCGACCACCGGAAAAGTGATGGCCCGTCTTGAAGCCGAGCAGGCTAACCCGCAGGCCGATATTCTGATCTCTGCCTCCTGGGACACGGCGGAAGATTTACATACGCGCGGCTGGTTGTTGCCGTACCAAAGTGCGAATGCAGAGAAGGTTCCGGCTGAGCTTAAAACCACTGACTATGTAGCTCAGGGGGTATCAGCACTGGGGATCGTCTGGAATACCAAAAGCGGTACGCCGGAGCCAAAAGAGTGGCAGGACCTCACCTCCGGGGCCTTTAAAGACAAAGTGACTACGCCAGACCCGGCGTTATCAGGCGCCTCACTTGATTTGCTGATCGGTCTGCAAAACGGCATGGGGGACAAAGCCTGGGCGCTATTTGATGAGCTGAAGAAAAATGGCATGGTCGTCAGCGGCCCAAATGCCCAGGCAGTAACACCGGTCATGCAGGGGGCGAAAGCCGCTGTATTTGGTGCGGTGGATTATGTCTCGTATGGCAACATTAGCCAGGGCGAATCCCTGAAAGTAATCTTCCCGGCCAGCGGGACAGTGATTGCGCCACGCCCGATGATGATCCTCAAATCCTCGCAACACGCAGATGATGCAAAAGCCTTTGTCGACTATGTTCTGTCGCCGGAAGGTCAGGCCATGGTGGCCGACGCCTGGCTGATGCCTGCGCGTGAAGACGTGAAGGCCAAACGCCCGCTGTTGAATGAGCTGAAAATCCTGCCGACCAGGAGCGATGGTTCAAGCGTGCGCAGCGAGATCCTTAAGCGTTTTAACACCCTTTTCGCCCTCTAA
- a CDS encoding SgcJ/EcaC family oxidoreductase encodes MPLHPIRHIIESCDRAISAKDYDALMDHYAEDAALVIKPGMIATGKENIRNAFMAISDYFQGQLVVEQGEMQIIEGGGNALVIMETLLRFPDGQGGMAETTRRATYVFRQEHDNRWRCTVDNSYGTSLLDPESA; translated from the coding sequence ATGCCGTTGCATCCGATACGACACATTATTGAATCATGTGACCGGGCGATCTCAGCAAAAGATTATGATGCGCTGATGGATCACTATGCTGAAGATGCCGCGCTGGTGATTAAGCCCGGCATGATTGCGACCGGAAAAGAGAATATTCGCAACGCTTTTATGGCCATTTCTGATTATTTTCAGGGGCAGTTGGTTGTTGAGCAGGGCGAAATGCAGATTATCGAAGGTGGAGGGAATGCGCTGGTGATTATGGAAACGTTGCTGCGTTTTCCTGATGGTCAGGGTGGGATGGCAGAGACAACGCGCCGGGCAACCTACGTCTTTCGACAAGAACATGACAACCGCTGGCGCTGTACCGTCGACAATTCTTATGGAACGTCGCTTCTGGATCCTGAATCTGCCTGA
- a CDS encoding ArgP/LysG family DNA-binding transcriptional regulator, producing MKLNYSFLETFMAIIRSGSFELASRKLHITPSAVSQRIRVLEEEVGQVLIIRGSPCQPSQAGMELYQYAEKIELLEKDFFAVQEKKYQGKAVVAVNADSVDGWFLSAINTAFREQNIVFDVRIEDQDYSATLLQKGEVMAAVSADPTLVQGCKVEYLGTMRYKAYASVDYYAEYFRDGISEKTLKNAPVIMFNHKDDLQNKFIRKVISCDIEPPSQYIPSTSAYLHAVLRGLGWGMLPEHLSEPFRDKGILVEIAEGNPVDTRLYWHRWSLKLTLLERLSECVHVAAREALRE from the coding sequence ATGAAACTCAATTACTCTTTTTTAGAGACGTTTATGGCGATTATCCGGAGTGGGAGTTTTGAACTGGCCTCCCGAAAATTGCATATCACGCCTTCAGCGGTGAGTCAGAGGATCCGGGTGCTGGAAGAAGAGGTTGGGCAGGTATTAATTATCAGGGGCAGTCCCTGTCAACCCAGCCAGGCGGGCATGGAGCTGTATCAATATGCTGAAAAAATAGAATTACTGGAAAAAGATTTTTTCGCCGTTCAGGAGAAAAAATATCAGGGAAAAGCGGTAGTTGCGGTTAATGCGGACTCAGTCGATGGCTGGTTCTTGTCTGCAATAAATACGGCATTCAGGGAGCAAAACATTGTTTTTGATGTGCGAATCGAAGACCAGGATTACAGTGCAACCTTGCTGCAAAAAGGCGAAGTTATGGCTGCCGTAAGTGCCGATCCCACCCTTGTTCAGGGATGCAAAGTTGAGTACCTGGGGACCATGCGATATAAAGCCTACGCTTCTGTTGATTATTATGCGGAATATTTCCGCGACGGTATTTCTGAAAAAACGCTGAAAAATGCACCGGTAATTATGTTTAATCACAAGGATGATCTTCAGAATAAATTCATCCGGAAGGTTATATCGTGTGATATTGAGCCACCGTCACAATATATACCCTCAACATCGGCCTATCTTCACGCAGTTTTGCGCGGACTGGGGTGGGGGATGCTTCCCGAACACCTTTCTGAACCTTTTCGGGATAAGGGAATACTGGTCGAAATAGCAGAGGGTAATCCTGTCGATACCCGGTTATATTGGCATCGATGGAGTTTAAAATTGACCTTGTTAGAACGTCTTAGTGAATGTGTTCACGTTGCTGCACGTGAAGCGCTTCGCGAATGA
- a CDS encoding helix-turn-helix domain-containing protein produces MIPNHPEPEQIQLENVLFALGNPLRLAIIRKLADGSELSCNALRPEDVVKSTMTHHWRVLRDSGVIWQRPQGRENMISLRRDDLDARFPGLMDTLLQVM; encoded by the coding sequence ATGATCCCAAACCATCCAGAACCCGAACAAATACAGCTTGAAAACGTGCTTTTCGCCCTTGGAAACCCGCTCCGATTGGCGATTATCCGTAAGCTTGCCGACGGGAGTGAACTGAGTTGCAACGCCTTGCGTCCGGAAGATGTGGTGAAATCCACGATGACACACCACTGGCGGGTGCTGCGTGACAGCGGCGTGATCTGGCAACGACCTCAGGGGCGGGAAAATATGATTTCACTGCGCAGAGACGATCTTGACGCCCGCTTTCCGGGCCTGATGGACACATTGCTGCAGGTGATGTAA
- a CDS encoding iron ABC transporter permease has protein sequence MNQRILSMMTLALLVILVALPLSFIVFQAVFPQFSAGSLQGAFSGVTVLLAEPQLPAMLGGTLQIALGVALVSALIGFPLGVARGLFALPLPRMWDLLFLIPFLTPPYISALSWMLVLQTNGYLQQLTGLNLNDLLFSKTGIVLVMALNIFPVIYFAVSRSLLASGQRLALVARVHGASAGRAFWHITLPMLSPSLAAGMLLAFTLAIEEFGVPAALGTRAGVVMLTTDIEKKLADWPVDLSGASMLSVVLVVIALCAWGVQKKLTGQHDVTSITGKPTENTGAHAGVYALPMVIIMGSVGIIAVILPGLSMALSGVLGTLSGGVTLSNVTMSHYVALFSQQGDALAALGTSLSLALGAACLTGGLGLLASWLVVVQKIKGRGALDALSLMPAALPGIVVGVGLILLWNRPGLPVSPYNTWVILLLSYCCLLLPWPVRYVSSALRQLGGNLEPAARVHGASAFQALRFIVMPLVSPALLAAMLMVFAIASRELVTSLLLAPAGTQTVSVFIWRQFEQGSVGQGMAMATLTLLTGLVLMLSALGIMQRSARG, from the coding sequence GTGAATCAACGAATTTTGTCGATGATGACGCTGGCACTGCTGGTGATCCTGGTCGCGCTTCCGCTCTCATTTATCGTGTTTCAGGCCGTATTTCCCCAGTTCAGTGCAGGCTCACTTCAGGGGGCGTTTAGCGGTGTAACCGTGTTACTGGCGGAGCCGCAATTACCGGCCATGCTGGGCGGTACGTTGCAGATAGCGCTGGGCGTCGCGCTGGTGAGTGCCCTGATAGGTTTCCCGCTAGGTGTGGCTCGTGGATTGTTTGCGCTGCCACTGCCACGCATGTGGGATCTCCTGTTCCTTATTCCTTTTTTAACGCCGCCCTATATTTCTGCGTTGTCGTGGATGCTGGTTCTGCAAACCAACGGCTATCTCCAGCAGTTAACCGGCCTAAACCTGAATGATTTACTGTTCAGCAAAACCGGTATTGTTCTGGTGATGGCGCTGAATATTTTTCCGGTGATCTATTTTGCCGTCTCGCGCAGTTTGCTGGCGAGCGGCCAGCGACTGGCACTGGTCGCCCGCGTGCATGGTGCAAGTGCCGGAAGGGCATTCTGGCATATCACATTGCCGATGCTTTCTCCGTCACTGGCGGCGGGGATGTTACTGGCGTTTACGCTGGCGATTGAGGAGTTCGGCGTACCCGCAGCGTTGGGTACGCGAGCCGGAGTGGTGATGCTCACCACCGATATCGAGAAAAAACTGGCGGACTGGCCGGTTGATCTTTCCGGGGCCTCGATGTTGTCGGTGGTCCTCGTGGTCATTGCGCTTTGTGCATGGGGTGTACAGAAAAAACTGACAGGTCAGCATGATGTTACCAGCATCACCGGTAAGCCGACGGAAAACACGGGGGCACATGCCGGGGTGTATGCGCTGCCGATGGTGATAATCATGGGCAGCGTCGGGATCATCGCGGTGATTTTGCCGGGACTCTCCATGGCACTTTCTGGAGTGCTGGGCACATTATCCGGCGGTGTGACACTGTCAAATGTGACAATGTCACATTACGTGGCGCTCTTTAGCCAGCAAGGGGATGCGCTTGCGGCGTTAGGAACCAGCCTGTCGCTGGCTCTTGGCGCAGCGTGTCTCACGGGAGGGTTAGGGTTATTGGCCTCCTGGCTGGTCGTTGTTCAGAAGATAAAAGGGCGCGGCGCGCTTGATGCGCTATCGCTGATGCCTGCCGCACTCCCCGGAATTGTTGTCGGTGTCGGGTTGATCCTGCTCTGGAACCGCCCCGGCTTGCCCGTGTCGCCTTACAATACCTGGGTCATTCTGTTGCTGTCCTATTGTTGTTTGTTGCTTCCGTGGCCGGTACGTTACGTCAGCAGTGCGTTGCGACAGTTGGGGGGGAATCTGGAGCCTGCCGCCCGCGTTCACGGTGCTTCTGCGTTTCAGGCGTTGCGCTTTATTGTCATGCCGCTGGTTTCGCCTGCACTGCTGGCCGCGATGCTGATGGTGTTTGCCATTGCTTCACGCGAGCTGGTGACATCTCTGTTACTGGCTCCGGCAGGAACGCAGACGGTGTCGGTGTTTATCTGGCGTCAGTTTGAGCAAGGTTCCGTCGGACAAGGTATGGCCATGGCGACGTTGACGCTTTTGACCGGGCTGGTTTTGATGCTGAGTGCACTCGGGATCATGCAGCGTAGCGCGCGCGGATAA